In uncultured Fibrobacter sp., the following proteins share a genomic window:
- a CDS encoding fibrobacter succinogenes major paralogous domain-containing protein translates to MTFKKLFAFGLVAVVLVACGDDASSGPVTGSNEDSSSSVCGDCNDLSSSSSVIASDATQSSSSSVMLSSSSSVPVNDEDSSLVVKGTMTDSRDGQAYKTVKIGTQTWMAENLNYAYTGVPYKFVDNESKEYTSDSTSWCYNNDPSNCTKYGRLYTWSAAMDSVGMWSTNGKGCGIGGEGVEADCSLTYPVRGICPEGWHLPTQDEWENLVSAVGDSAAMRLMSASGWSDGGNGTDDYGFSAFPAGSREVSGVYYDEGNYAMFWSSTETINDYGDCECILEYNYDICKESANIMLLNYSNLYHYWGVSYGVKATANSVRCVKDE, encoded by the coding sequence ATGACTTTTAAGAAGTTGTTTGCGTTTGGACTTGTTGCTGTGGTGTTGGTCGCTTGCGGCGACGATGCTAGTAGCGGGCCTGTGACCGGCTCCAATGAGGATTCATCTTCGTCTGTTTGCGGGGACTGCAATGATTTGAGCAGTTCCTCCAGCGTGATTGCGAGCGATGCGACGCAATCTAGTAGTTCTTCTGTGATGTTGTCGTCGAGTAGCAGTGTTCCCGTGAACGATGAGGATTCCTCGCTTGTAGTTAAGGGGACTATGACGGACTCCCGCGACGGTCAGGCCTACAAGACTGTGAAAATCGGTACGCAGACCTGGATGGCTGAAAATCTGAATTATGCTTATACTGGTGTTCCCTATAAATTTGTGGATAACGAATCTAAGGAGTACACCTCTGATTCCACTAGCTGGTGCTATAACAATGATCCGTCTAACTGCACCAAATACGGTCGTCTTTATACTTGGTCTGCGGCTATGGATAGTGTTGGCATGTGGAGTACAAACGGCAAGGGATGTGGAATAGGCGGGGAAGGGGTAGAAGCGGATTGTTCGCTGACATATCCGGTGCGAGGAATTTGTCCTGAAGGTTGGCATTTGCCTACGCAAGATGAGTGGGAGAATCTTGTCAGCGCTGTTGGAGATTCCGCGGCTATGAGGCTTATGTCGGCAAGTGGTTGGTCCGATGGCGGCAACGGTACTGATGATTATGGTTTCTCGGCATTTCCTGCTGGCTCAAGGGAGGTCAGTGGGGTTTACTACGATGAGGGCAATTACGCGATGTTCTGGAGTTCTACTGAGACCATTAACGACTATGGGGACTGCGAGTGTATTCTTGAATATAATTACGATATTTGTAAAGAATCCGCGAACATCATGCTCTTGAACTACTCCAACCTCTACCACTATTGGGGCGTTAGTTATGGTGTTAAGGCCACTGCGAATTCTGTCCGTTGCGTGAAGGATGAATAA
- a CDS encoding radical SAM protein, with translation MNSLLQKSVDGVRLTPAEALTILKNAPWTEVVQAGDLIRKRMHPEGKVGYTAFRIVNYTNVCEITCSFCSFCRPAHSPEAYVLSLDEIRQKTLEAKAKGADQIFLQGGVNKDIPLSYYTDVLKMLTQELGVKVRGFSPVELVRIAEFNGISLDELLDIFKEAGLSSVPGAGAEILSDRMRQILSPKKLPAQKWCDTLAACHKKGLPGSANIVFGSVETPEEIIEHLDYVRKTQDIANGFKSFVVWTFQPQTDKFPIRHVRGDEYLKLLALSRIFLDNIPHIEVSLLGMGLSLGELGLHAGADDINSIVIEENVLQNHGLTTIEQAENFIKNAGFTPYRRSLNFD, from the coding sequence ATGAATTCCCTTTTGCAAAAATCTGTGGATGGCGTTCGGCTTACACCGGCCGAGGCTCTCACCATTTTGAAGAACGCCCCGTGGACCGAGGTGGTGCAGGCTGGTGATTTAATCCGCAAGCGCATGCACCCCGAAGGCAAAGTGGGCTACACGGCTTTTCGCATTGTGAATTACACGAATGTCTGCGAAATCACTTGCAGTTTTTGCAGCTTTTGCCGCCCGGCGCATAGTCCAGAAGCCTACGTGCTTAGTTTGGACGAAATCCGCCAGAAGACTCTTGAAGCAAAAGCCAAGGGTGCCGACCAGATTTTTCTGCAGGGCGGCGTGAATAAGGACATTCCGCTCAGCTATTACACCGACGTCCTGAAAATGCTTACGCAAGAACTCGGCGTAAAAGTCCGCGGATTTTCGCCGGTGGAACTCGTGCGCATCGCCGAATTCAACGGGATTTCCCTCGATGAGCTGCTCGATATTTTCAAGGAAGCAGGCCTCAGCTCCGTTCCCGGTGCCGGTGCAGAAATACTCTCCGACCGCATGCGCCAAATCTTGAGTCCGAAAAAGCTCCCGGCGCAAAAATGGTGCGACACGCTTGCCGCCTGCCACAAGAAAGGGCTCCCCGGCAGCGCGAACATTGTTTTCGGAAGCGTCGAAACGCCCGAAGAAATCATCGAGCATCTAGATTACGTGCGCAAGACTCAAGATATTGCAAACGGGTTCAAGAGCTTTGTGGTTTGGACATTCCAGCCGCAGACAGACAAGTTCCCCATCCGCCACGTGCGCGGCGACGAATACCTGAAACTTTTGGCCTTAAGCCGAATCTTCCTCGACAACATCCCCCACATCGAAGTTTCGCTCCTTGGAATGGGACTTTCGCTCGGCGAACTCGGCCTGCACGCCGGCGCCGACGACATCAACAGCATCGTCATCGAAGAAAACGTGCTCCAGAACCACGGCCTCACGACCATCGAACAAGCTGAAAATTTCATCAAAAACGCCGGTTTTACCCCCTACCGCCGCTCTCTAAACTTCGATTAA
- a CDS encoding DUF6588 family protein produces MKKLVLIATLVLGASSAFAMDGSGWASEFESMSAFDSQYGNRADYVKPIIDNLGNVLNSNWYSSASVPQSFTFEAGLPISIIPIGDDDKSYDGKPSIFGGHGNPEAPSDTIYGNKTLNGLGVFTYPYLQMGASFYHFRAVLRMMYLPSISELREFSLFGIGFQYSFGHFFQYMLPKAAQPFDVSIVYGYNSSTIGYRPDAFEGKLGLDISTHNFSFVFGYKPVNFFEVMMSLGYQSAKMLSYGELYQQDPYDIFRKNEIYPDITVKGNNGFRFGIAIALQISSLHPVIGYDYAGKSSFTTNVLYFKSQFGKDKTPDEIAKDKGYVRGAKTEESQAETTETPAEQAPVEESSDASVSEAPAEEPVEEAPAAPAIEESEAPATEEDF; encoded by the coding sequence ATGAAAAAGCTTGTTTTAATCGCTACATTAGTTTTAGGGGCTAGTTCCGCTTTCGCCATGGATGGAAGCGGCTGGGCCAGCGAATTCGAATCCATGTCCGCCTTCGACAGCCAATATGGAAATCGCGCCGACTATGTCAAGCCCATCATCGACAACTTGGGCAACGTTCTCAACAGCAACTGGTACTCAAGCGCCTCGGTGCCGCAGAGTTTCACGTTTGAAGCGGGCCTTCCCATTTCGATTATTCCGATTGGCGATGACGACAAGAGCTACGACGGCAAGCCGTCCATTTTTGGCGGCCACGGCAATCCAGAAGCACCTTCCGACACCATTTACGGTAACAAGACCCTGAACGGCCTCGGCGTATTCACCTACCCTTACCTGCAGATGGGCGCAAGCTTCTACCACTTCAGAGCCGTACTCCGCATGATGTACCTGCCTTCCATCAGCGAACTCCGCGAATTCAGCCTGTTCGGTATCGGATTCCAGTACAGCTTCGGTCACTTTTTCCAGTACATGCTTCCCAAGGCAGCCCAGCCGTTTGACGTGAGTATTGTTTACGGTTACAATTCCAGTACCATCGGCTACCGCCCCGACGCATTCGAAGGCAAGCTGGGGCTCGACATTTCAACACACAACTTCTCGTTCGTTTTCGGTTACAAGCCCGTCAACTTCTTCGAAGTCATGATGTCGCTTGGTTACCAGAGCGCCAAAATGCTGTCTTACGGCGAGCTCTACCAACAAGACCCTTACGACATTTTCAGAAAGAACGAAATCTACCCCGACATTACCGTCAAGGGTAACAACGGATTCCGTTTCGGCATTGCAATTGCTCTGCAGATTAGTTCGCTGCACCCGGTTATCGGCTACGATTACGCCGGCAAGTCCAGCTTCACGACCAACGTACTTTATTTCAAGTCGCAATTCGGCAAGGACAAAACTCCCGACGAAATCGCCAAGGATAAGGGTTATGTCCGCGGAGCAAAGACCGAAGAATCTCAGGCTGAAACAACCGAAACCCCGGCAGAACAAGCTCCCGTCGAAGAATCTAGCGACGCAAGCGTCTCCGAAGCCCCTGCAGAAGAACCTGTAGAAGAAGCTCCGGCCGCCCCCGCTATCGAAGAATCGGAAGCCCCGGCAACTGAAGAAGATTTCTAA
- a CDS encoding branched-chain amino acid aminotransferase, translated as MFLSVPNDTFKNAQTAKKVNTMQVDLNTVDWKTLPFGYYDTDYNVRCYYRNGQWGKIELSSSKDISIHMAATCLHYGQEGFEGLKAYTGKDGKVRIFRVDENAKRMQNTANRVLMAVPPVELFREMVHTVVKANARFVPPYGYGATLYIRPLLIGMSPEVGVKPADEYLLMMFVTPVGPYFKDGFKPVDMMISRNYDRAAPQGTGTVKVGGNYAASLQSLAEAKKLGYSSTIYLDAKEKKYIDECGPANFFGIKGKTYVTPKSESILPSITNKSLQQLAEYLGYTVERRQVPFEELAEFSETAECGTAAVITPIKKIVDPVAGKEFTYGDGKNPGPVCTELFTKYTAIQFGEAEDPFGWTEVVDL; from the coding sequence ATTTTTCTTTCGGTACCGAACGATACCTTTAAAAATGCACAAACTGCAAAAAAGGTTAATACTATGCAAGTTGATTTGAACACTGTCGATTGGAAGACGCTCCCCTTCGGTTATTATGACACCGATTACAATGTACGCTGCTACTACCGCAATGGTCAGTGGGGCAAAATCGAACTGTCTTCTTCCAAGGACATCAGCATTCACATGGCCGCTACTTGCTTGCATTACGGCCAGGAAGGTTTTGAAGGCCTCAAGGCTTACACGGGCAAGGACGGCAAGGTCCGTATTTTCCGCGTCGACGAAAACGCCAAGCGCATGCAGAACACTGCTAACCGCGTACTCATGGCTGTTCCGCCTGTTGAATTGTTCCGCGAAATGGTCCACACTGTGGTGAAGGCTAACGCCCGCTTTGTGCCGCCGTATGGCTACGGTGCAACGCTTTACATCCGTCCGCTCCTGATCGGTATGAGCCCGGAAGTCGGTGTGAAGCCTGCTGACGAATACTTGCTCATGATGTTCGTGACTCCGGTGGGTCCGTACTTCAAGGACGGGTTCAAGCCGGTGGACATGATGATTAGCCGCAACTACGACCGCGCTGCTCCGCAGGGTACGGGTACGGTGAAGGTCGGCGGTAACTACGCCGCTAGCCTCCAGTCCCTTGCAGAAGCTAAGAAGCTCGGCTACTCCAGCACCATTTATCTGGATGCCAAGGAAAAGAAGTACATCGACGAATGCGGTCCGGCAAACTTCTTCGGTATCAAGGGCAAGACCTACGTGACCCCGAAGTCCGAATCCATTCTGCCGTCTATCACCAACAAGAGTTTGCAGCAGCTGGCTGAATACCTCGGCTACACCGTGGAACGCCGCCAGGTTCCGTTCGAAGAACTCGCTGAATTCTCCGAAACCGCCGAATGCGGTACCGCCGCCGTGATCACCCCGATCAAGAAGATCGTGGATCCGGTTGCCGGCAAGGAATTCACCTACGGTGACGGCAAGAATCCGGGCCCGGTTTGCACGGAACTCTTCACGAAGTACACTGCTATCCAGTTCGGTGAAGCCGAAGACCCGTTCGGCTGGACTGAAGTGGTTGATTTGTAA
- a CDS encoding carbon starvation protein A, translated as MITFLIGIAILVGGYFTYGKFVERVFGPDDRKTPALENPDGVDRVPMAHWKNVLIQLLNIAGIGPVIGVILGIKFGAIVFILLPIGNVLGGAVHDYFSGMISMRNNGYNVPALSRKFLGKGPAKIVMTLISVALILVGAVFTNTPAALINTPILAGSAVSPTLFWIAVACIFAYYFASTFFPIDKIIGRIYPIFGALLILASLAIFVGIIPNLNVLDNFCFNDIMSNFHKHPGGQPIIPMLFVTIACGIISGFHSTQSPLVARTEVTEKTGRQTFYGMMIIEGLIGMIWAAGGMFIYHQMPELLTGASGVKVLSILVSTVIPWAPISILVVVGVIVLAITSGDTSLRSLRLTIAELTGMEQTSVKNRLLLTVPMFAICAAIIFWSNLNPEGFNILWNYFSWSNQLMAVCSLCVATVYLRSKKKNFWIALIPCMFMTFITCDYILWVSPENLKGAPLGFGLDYKTALVIALHDAAILGFLLCTRGKYLTKMEGFDPDRWNPELDEGKVPKAR; from the coding sequence ATGATTACATTCCTGATTGGTATCGCGATTCTTGTCGGCGGATACTTCACTTACGGAAAATTCGTTGAACGTGTCTTCGGCCCCGATGACCGCAAGACTCCCGCCCTCGAAAACCCGGATGGCGTTGACCGTGTTCCCATGGCACACTGGAAAAACGTTCTGATCCAGCTTTTGAACATTGCAGGTATCGGTCCTGTGATTGGCGTGATTCTCGGCATCAAGTTCGGCGCCATCGTCTTCATTTTGCTGCCTATCGGTAACGTGCTTGGCGGTGCCGTGCACGACTACTTCAGCGGCATGATTAGCATGCGCAACAACGGCTACAACGTGCCGGCACTTTCCCGCAAATTCTTGGGCAAGGGTCCGGCCAAAATCGTGATGACGTTGATCTCGGTTGCCCTAATCTTGGTGGGCGCCGTCTTCACCAACACGCCTGCAGCCCTCATTAACACCCCGATTCTTGCCGGTTCCGCGGTATCGCCCACCTTGTTCTGGATTGCCGTCGCCTGCATTTTCGCCTACTACTTTGCAAGCACCTTCTTCCCCATCGACAAGATTATCGGTCGTATCTACCCGATTTTCGGTGCGCTCCTGATTCTTGCTTCTCTCGCCATTTTCGTGGGCATCATCCCGAACTTGAACGTGCTCGATAACTTCTGCTTCAACGACATCATGAGCAACTTCCACAAGCATCCAGGCGGACAGCCGATTATCCCGATGCTCTTCGTGACGATTGCTTGCGGTATCATTAGTGGTTTCCACAGCACGCAAAGCCCGCTTGTTGCCCGCACCGAAGTCACCGAAAAGACTGGCCGTCAGACTTTCTACGGCATGATGATTATCGAAGGCCTGATTGGTATGATTTGGGCTGCCGGTGGCATGTTCATTTACCACCAGATGCCGGAACTCTTGACCGGCGCATCGGGCGTTAAGGTCTTGAGCATTCTCGTTTCTACCGTGATTCCTTGGGCTCCGATTTCGATTCTCGTTGTGGTCGGCGTGATTGTTCTTGCTATCACTAGTGGCGACACCAGCCTTCGCAGCCTCCGTCTCACGATTGCAGAACTCACCGGAATGGAACAGACCTCTGTCAAGAACCGTTTGCTCCTTACCGTGCCGATGTTTGCCATCTGCGCTGCCATCATTTTCTGGAGCAACCTGAACCCCGAAGGCTTCAACATCCTGTGGAATTACTTCAGCTGGAGTAACCAGCTCATGGCCGTGTGCAGCCTTTGCGTGGCCACGGTTTACCTGCGCAGCAAAAAGAAGAACTTCTGGATTGCACTTATTCCGTGCATGTTCATGACCTTCATTACCTGCGACTACATTCTTTGGGTGAGCCCCGAAAACCTGAAGGGCGCTCCGCTCGGATTCGGTCTCGACTACAAAACCGCCCTTGTGATTGCCCTGCACGATGCAGCCATTCTCGGATTCCTGCTTTGCACTCGCGGCAAATACCTTACCAAGATGGAAGGTTTTGATCCTGACCGCTGGAACCCCGAACTGGACGAAGGTAAAGTTCCCAAGGCACGATAA
- a CDS encoding FISUMP domain-containing protein, giving the protein MTCARFLAVFGVVALFVGCSGEGAAGSKTDGLPAGVADKAELETYECNMDVVGEKVYVEDLELNYECDGEKWFEFYDQTKPKSSSSISLADSKTLSSSSRCEDCDGRGVSCSASESASSLDEKQSSSSEESLMISSSSLSMYSSCLAEVSSSSIVVISSSATLTVLPPGKYDCSVYNCMSTDHLNPDVEYGELLDERDNQVYRTVKIGNQIWMAQNLNFATSSSACLLDDSTKCSFAGRLYAAGFGNSICPAGWHVPDNGEWDTLFVSCGGSRDERYETIWNLDVHAHSGWQVGNGSNKSGFSAIASGSKSYNTKTKETTYNTGDFAYFWSSSVNENGYRFYFVTGYYGNFLRIYDVVGRTVSYSIRCIKDSE; this is encoded by the coding sequence ATGACTTGTGCAAGATTCCTTGCTGTTTTTGGTGTTGTTGCGCTGTTTGTTGGATGCAGTGGTGAAGGTGCTGCTGGTTCAAAGACAGACGGGCTTCCTGCCGGAGTGGCGGACAAGGCGGAACTTGAAACTTACGAATGCAATATGGATGTTGTCGGCGAGAAGGTCTATGTGGAAGACCTTGAGCTGAATTACGAATGCGATGGTGAAAAGTGGTTTGAGTTTTACGACCAGACGAAACCGAAATCTTCTAGTTCGATTTCTTTGGCGGATTCAAAAACATTGTCTTCTTCTTCGCGTTGCGAAGACTGTGACGGTCGAGGCGTTTCCTGTAGTGCTAGCGAGTCTGCCTCGTCTTTAGATGAAAAGCAATCATCGTCGAGTGAAGAATCTTTAATGATATCAAGTTCATCTTTGTCAATGTATTCATCTTGCCTGGCAGAAGTTTCTTCTTCAAGTATTGTCGTAATTTCTAGTTCGGCAACCCTCACGGTTTTGCCTCCTGGAAAGTATGACTGCTCTGTTTATAATTGCATGAGCACAGACCATCTAAATCCCGATGTTGAATATGGCGAATTGCTAGATGAAAGAGATAATCAGGTGTATAGAACCGTAAAAATTGGAAATCAGATTTGGATGGCCCAAAATTTAAATTTTGCAACATCATCTTCGGCTTGTTTACTTGATGATTCAACGAAATGTTCCTTTGCTGGTCGGTTATATGCTGCTGGATTCGGAAATAGTATTTGTCCTGCAGGTTGGCATGTTCCTGATAATGGTGAATGGGATACTTTGTTTGTGTCTTGTGGTGGTAGTAGAGATGAAAGATATGAAACAATTTGGAACTTGGACGTGCATGCGCATTCAGGTTGGCAGGTAGGTAATGGAAGTAATAAAAGCGGCTTTTCAGCAATAGCATCTGGGTCGAAATCTTATAATACGAAAACGAAAGAAACAACATATAATACAGGTGATTTTGCTTATTTTTGGAGTTCTTCCGTTAATGAAAATGGTTATAGGTTTTACTTTGTGACTGGGTATTATGGGAATTTCCTTAGAATTTACGATGTTGTAGGTAGGACTGTATCATATTCTATTCGTTGTATCAAGGACTCTGAATAA
- a CDS encoding fibrobacter succinogenes major paralogous domain-containing protein, protein MALKKFFVIGFVAAVLVACGDDASSGSVTGSNEDSSSSVCEDCDGSSSSKAKSSSSSAKSSRSSAKSSNSVASSSSVLEGYVDPSTVVKGTMTDERDGQSYKTVKIGTQTWMAENLNYAYLQPTAELDSSSFCYNDSASYCEKYGRMYLLSAAMDSAGIWTSEDKSCGFDKTCNLGDDYVQGICPVGWHLPTLSEWFVLLSAVNGANYGGNELKATSGWNDRSYPGSGNGTDAYSFAALPAGYRASSGYFYEEGDYAYFWSSTEYTVSDANVVYLYYKTNAVVQHFGDRAHGLSVRCVKDD, encoded by the coding sequence ATGGCTTTAAAAAAGTTTTTTGTGATAGGTTTTGTTGCTGCGGTATTGGTTGCTTGCGGCGACGATGCTAGTAGCGGGTCTGTGACAGGCTCCAATGAGGATTCTTCCTCGTCTGTTTGCGAGGATTGCGATGGTTCGAGCAGTTCGAAGGCGAAGTCCAGTAGTTCTTCTGCGAAATCAAGCAGGAGTTCGGCGAAGTCGTCGAACTCCGTTGCGTCGAGTAGCAGTGTCCTTGAGGGTTACGTAGATCCATCGACTGTAGTTAAGGGGACTATGACTGATGAACGTGATGGTCAGTCATACAAGACTGTTAAAATCGGTACGCAGACTTGGATGGCAGAGAACCTGAACTATGCCTATTTGCAACCCACTGCGGAACTAGATTCCTCCAGCTTCTGCTATAATGATAGTGCGAGCTATTGCGAGAAATATGGTCGCATGTATCTGTTAAGCGCCGCTATGGATAGTGCAGGAATATGGACTTCAGAAGATAAGAGCTGTGGCTTCGACAAAACCTGCAACCTGGGTGACGACTATGTTCAGGGTATTTGCCCCGTGGGCTGGCATCTGCCTACGCTAAGTGAATGGTTTGTGCTTCTGTCTGCGGTCAACGGGGCGAATTATGGAGGAAACGAACTCAAGGCTACTAGCGGTTGGAACGATAGAAGTTATCCCGGTAGTGGCAACGGTACAGATGCTTATTCCTTTGCAGCGTTGCCTGCTGGGTACAGGGCAAGCAGTGGATATTTCTACGAAGAAGGCGACTACGCATACTTCTGGAGTTCTACTGAGTACACTGTCAGCGATGCGAATGTTGTTTACTTGTATTACAAAACCAATGCGGTGGTCCAACACTTTGGAGATCGGGCTCACGGGCTTTCCGTCCGTTGCGTGAAGGATGACTAA
- a CDS encoding ATP-dependent RecD-like DNA helicase: MILEGTVKSITFHSPQNGFTVLRIIDSSTKKVVVVTGTLPELSVGENLRFEGEWGRHPKFGEQFKAMHFEIVETQNNNLEAYLGSGLFPGIGPKTAQAIVDAFGEELRDILDYEPDRFRTRKIKGLSAAKVEQFLASWQENRHSRETLLFLYNHDITGSVAKKLWMKFGQDTISKIRENPYILCEEIWGIGFLKADEIAMKVGIPKDSPMRLQEAILYSLQEASLSDGHCYLPSNDLIGRTLKNLRIDVTDDDAIQNLLEQFKRICESGRIKRHGDDCFFPPLDNAEQKIAEIIKARLGENELPTYGFERELVDWEREHKFSFDPTQREAIRLAIAHKICIITGGPGTGKTTILKGILHLARKMGENILLAAPTGRAAKRMGDCCGDKAYTIHRLLEVDPVTKKFNKNEFNKLDCNLLIVDEFSMVDTWLAASLLDAVPETARIVFVGDADQLPSVGPGNVLNDLLQCPRIPSVRLQHIFRQSGDNDIADKAARINQGITPAPIEGPNFHFVPFETPEEAKLHLQQLIATGVRSKINIDLKTDLQILVPMRKGPLGIIELNPFLQDLLNPGVPRHKMVGIGWSVGDRVMQIKNNYDKNVFNGDVGIVYSIYKEKRKIAVFFDEKLITYQDDELDELQLAYACTIHKSQGSEYPAVIVILDSSHYVMLQRNLIYTAITRAKGHVWILSAPGAFHQAVRNNRSTRRYTRLKERLN, encoded by the coding sequence GTGATTCTCGAAGGAACCGTCAAGTCGATTACCTTTCATAGTCCGCAGAACGGATTCACCGTCCTGCGGATTATTGATAGTAGCACTAAGAAGGTGGTGGTCGTTACGGGAACCTTGCCTGAACTTTCCGTAGGCGAAAACCTGCGCTTCGAAGGCGAATGGGGTCGCCACCCCAAATTCGGCGAACAATTCAAAGCCATGCACTTTGAAATCGTCGAAACCCAGAACAACAATCTGGAAGCCTACCTCGGCAGCGGCCTTTTTCCGGGAATCGGCCCCAAGACCGCCCAGGCAATCGTCGACGCTTTTGGCGAAGAATTGCGCGACATTCTCGACTACGAGCCCGATCGTTTCCGCACAAGAAAAATCAAGGGCCTTTCGGCCGCCAAGGTAGAACAGTTCCTCGCCAGCTGGCAAGAAAACCGCCACAGTCGCGAAACATTATTGTTCCTGTACAATCACGACATCACTGGTTCTGTCGCCAAGAAGCTGTGGATGAAATTCGGGCAGGACACCATCAGCAAAATCCGCGAGAACCCCTACATTCTCTGTGAAGAAATCTGGGGCATCGGATTCCTGAAAGCCGACGAAATCGCCATGAAAGTCGGCATTCCGAAAGACAGCCCCATGCGCCTACAAGAAGCGATTCTTTACTCGCTGCAAGAAGCTTCGCTTTCGGACGGTCACTGCTATTTGCCAAGCAACGATTTAATCGGCCGCACGCTCAAGAATCTCCGCATCGACGTCACCGATGACGATGCAATCCAGAATCTGTTGGAGCAGTTCAAGCGCATTTGCGAATCGGGCCGTATCAAGCGCCACGGCGATGATTGCTTTTTCCCGCCGCTCGACAACGCCGAACAGAAAATTGCCGAAATCATCAAGGCTCGCCTCGGCGAAAACGAACTGCCGACCTACGGCTTCGAGCGTGAGCTTGTGGACTGGGAACGCGAACACAAGTTCAGCTTTGACCCCACGCAACGCGAAGCAATTCGCCTTGCTATCGCCCACAAGATTTGCATCATTACCGGCGGCCCCGGCACCGGCAAGACGACGATTCTCAAAGGAATCCTTCATCTAGCCCGCAAAATGGGAGAAAACATTCTGCTCGCCGCCCCGACGGGCCGCGCGGCCAAGCGCATGGGCGACTGCTGCGGCGATAAGGCCTACACCATCCACCGCCTGCTAGAAGTGGACCCGGTCACCAAGAAATTCAACAAGAACGAGTTCAACAAGCTCGATTGCAACCTGCTGATTGTCGACGAATTCAGTATGGTGGACACCTGGCTGGCGGCCTCGCTGTTGGACGCCGTTCCTGAAACTGCCCGCATCGTATTCGTAGGCGACGCCGATCAGCTCCCAAGCGTAGGCCCCGGCAACGTGCTCAACGATCTGCTGCAATGTCCGCGCATCCCAAGCGTCCGCCTGCAGCACATCTTTAGGCAATCCGGCGACAACGACATCGCCGACAAAGCAGCCCGCATCAATCAGGGCATCACGCCCGCCCCGATCGAAGGCCCGAACTTCCACTTCGTTCCGTTCGAGACCCCCGAAGAAGCCAAGCTCCACTTACAGCAACTGATCGCGACGGGTGTGCGCAGCAAAATCAACATCGACTTAAAAACCGACTTGCAGATTCTTGTACCCATGCGCAAAGGCCCCCTCGGCATTATCGAACTGAACCCATTCCTGCAAGACCTGCTGAATCCAGGCGTTCCCCGCCACAAAATGGTCGGCATCGGCTGGAGCGTTGGCGACCGCGTCATGCAAATCAAGAACAACTACGATAAAAACGTGTTCAACGGCGACGTCGGAATCGTCTACAGCATCTACAAGGAAAAGCGCAAAATTGCCGTCTTCTTTGACGAAAAACTTATCACCTACCAAGATGACGAACTCGACGAACTGCAACTCGCCTACGCCTGCACCATCCACAAAAGCCAGGGCAGCGAATATCCCGCCGTCATCGTGATTCTCGACTCCAGCCACTACGTGATGTTGCAGCGCAACCTCATCTACACCGCTATCACCCGCGCCAAAGGCCACGTGTGGATTCTCTCTGCCCCCGGCGCCTTCCACCAAGCCGTCCGCAACAACCGCAGCACCCGCCGCTACACGCGCCTCAAAGAGAGATTAAACTAA